The Mucilaginibacter yixingensis genome window below encodes:
- a CDS encoding methylmalonyl-CoA mutase family protein, whose translation METVAPYIPQHKIRFVTAAALFDGHDATINIMRRILQSSGAEVIHLGHNRSVEEVVNCAIQEDVQGIAITSYQGGHLEYFKYMYDLLHERGANQIKIFGGGGGVILPDEIEELQQYGISRIYSPDDGRRMGLQGMINDMLQQCDFATHTQLNGELKHLADKEPSAIAALITLAESYPSPTLPEGEGDNFNIKKALSFVQKDSFGGEGLGEVRRVVLGITGTGGAGKSSLVDELVRRFLIDTDKTIAIISVDPSKRKTGGALLGDRIRMNSINSPRVYMRSLATRQANLALSKHVQEAIDVCKAATYDLIIVETSGIGQSDTMITDYCDVSLYVMTPEFGAATQLEKIDMLDFADVVAINKADKRGALDAIRDVRKQYKRNHQLFDAVDADLPVYATMASQFNDPGMNSLFHALMQTIKAKTGTDFLGEKANNDQFKNGESEKIFIIPPDRVRYLAEIAESHAAYQQWVDEQCKIAQQLYQVNGVMDLLSEKTVETQYLASPDGQGNDLHHETQSIASLQRGLEEKLNPECKRLLQTWPETVKKYQADDFVYHVRHKEIRLPLISTSLSQLRIPKIALPKYQAWGDLLRWLLTENLPGEFPYTAGVFPLKREGEDPTRMFAGEGGPERTNRRFHYVSLGQPAHRLSTAFDSVTLYGEDPHTRPDIYGKIGNSGVSIATLDDAKKLYSGFDLCHPSTSVSMTINGPAPMLLGFFMNAAIDQQCEKYIAQHHLQHLVEAKLKEIYDDRGLERPKYLSPALSKGEGDKSILVNKTKEKVLPFGEDLGGVLPEGNNGLGLLLLGLTGDQVLPADVYAEIKAKAISSVRGTVQADILKEDQAQNTCIFSTEFALRMMGDIQQYFIDEQVRNFYSVSISGYHIAEAGANPITQLAFTLSNGFTYVEYYLSRGMHIDDFAPNLSFFFSNGIDPEYAVIGRVARRIWAKAIKNKYKGNDRSQKLKYHIQTSGRSLHAQEIDFNDIRTTLQALYAIYDNCNSLHTNAYDEAITTPTEESVRRAMAIQLIINRELGLAKNENPLQGAFIIEELTDLVEEAVMTEFKRINDRGGVLGAMETMYQRGKIQDESLYYETLKHTGQYPIIGVNTFLNKKGSPTIIPAEVIRATEEEKQTQISAVNAFQHRNEDKAPALLTQLQQTAINGSNIFEALMEVCKYCSLGQISHALYEVGGQYRRNM comes from the coding sequence ATGGAAACCGTTGCACCTTATATTCCTCAACATAAAATACGCTTTGTTACCGCCGCTGCCCTTTTTGACGGGCACGATGCTACCATTAACATTATGCGGCGCATTTTACAAAGCAGCGGTGCCGAGGTGATTCACCTGGGGCACAACCGCTCGGTTGAGGAGGTAGTGAACTGCGCCATACAGGAGGACGTGCAGGGCATTGCCATTACCAGCTATCAGGGCGGCCACCTGGAATATTTTAAGTACATGTATGATCTGCTGCACGAGCGCGGTGCCAATCAAATTAAGATTTTTGGCGGCGGCGGCGGCGTGATCTTGCCTGATGAGATTGAAGAACTGCAGCAATACGGCATCTCGCGCATCTACTCGCCCGATGATGGCCGCCGCATGGGTTTGCAAGGCATGATCAATGACATGCTGCAGCAATGCGATTTTGCCACCCATACCCAACTAAACGGCGAGCTAAAACACCTGGCAGATAAAGAGCCATCGGCCATTGCTGCACTGATCACGCTGGCTGAGAGCTACCCCTCCCCAACCCTCCCCGAGGGGGAGGGAGATAACTTCAATATAAAAAAAGCCCTCTCCTTTGTCCAAAAGGACTCCTTCGGAGGAGAGGGTTTGGGAGAGGTGAGACGTGTTGTTTTAGGCATCACCGGCACAGGCGGCGCGGGTAAATCATCATTAGTAGACGAGTTAGTGCGCAGGTTTCTGATCGATACAGATAAAACCATCGCTATCATCTCGGTCGATCCTTCCAAACGTAAAACAGGCGGTGCGCTGCTGGGCGACCGCATCCGCATGAATTCGATTAACAGTCCGCGTGTTTACATGCGTTCGCTGGCTACGCGGCAGGCTAACCTGGCACTGTCTAAACATGTGCAGGAAGCTATTGATGTTTGTAAGGCGGCGACTTATGATCTGATCATTGTGGAAACATCGGGCATTGGCCAAAGCGATACGATGATTACTGATTACTGCGATGTATCGCTTTACGTGATGACGCCCGAGTTTGGTGCTGCTACCCAGCTGGAAAAGATAGACATGCTTGATTTTGCCGACGTGGTGGCCATAAACAAAGCCGACAAACGCGGCGCGCTGGATGCCATCCGCGATGTGCGCAAACAATACAAACGCAACCATCAGCTGTTTGATGCGGTAGATGCCGACCTGCCAGTTTACGCCACCATGGCCTCGCAGTTTAATGACCCGGGTATGAACAGTCTGTTCCATGCCCTGATGCAAACCATCAAGGCTAAAACAGGCACTGATTTTCTGGGCGAAAAAGCCAATAACGATCAATTCAAAAACGGCGAATCAGAAAAAATATTTATTATCCCGCCAGACAGGGTGCGCTACCTGGCCGAGATTGCCGAAAGCCATGCCGCCTATCAACAATGGGTAGATGAGCAGTGTAAAATTGCACAGCAGTTATATCAGGTTAACGGCGTGATGGACCTCCTATCTGAAAAAACTGTAGAGACGCAATACCTTGCGTCTCCCGACGGACAGGGTAATGATTTGCATCACGAGACGCAAAGTATTGCGTCTCTACAGCGAGGGTTAGAAGAAAAACTAAATCCCGAATGCAAACGCCTCCTGCAAACCTGGCCGGAAACCGTAAAAAAATATCAGGCCGATGATTTTGTGTACCACGTGCGCCACAAAGAGATCAGGCTACCACTTATCAGTACATCGCTATCGCAATTGCGCATACCTAAGATTGCCTTACCCAAGTACCAGGCTTGGGGCGATCTGTTGCGCTGGCTGCTGACTGAGAACCTGCCCGGAGAGTTTCCTTACACCGCAGGAGTATTCCCACTAAAACGCGAGGGCGAAGATCCTACCCGCATGTTTGCCGGCGAGGGCGGTCCGGAGCGCACCAACCGACGGTTCCATTATGTATCGTTGGGGCAACCGGCGCACCGTCTGTCTACCGCCTTTGATTCGGTGACACTCTATGGCGAAGACCCGCATACACGTCCTGATATTTATGGTAAAATCGGCAACTCCGGCGTGAGCATTGCTACGTTGGATGATGCCAAAAAACTTTACTCGGGCTTTGATCTGTGCCATCCTTCTACCTCCGTGTCCATGACCATCAACGGCCCTGCGCCTATGCTATTAGGATTCTTTATGAATGCGGCGATTGATCAGCAATGCGAAAAATACATTGCACAACATCATTTACAGCATTTGGTTGAGGCGAAGCTGAAAGAGATCTATGATGATAGGGGATTGGAGAGACCGAAGTACCTCTCCCCGGCCCTCTCCAAAGGAGAGGGAGATAAGAGCATTTTAGTTAACAAAACTAAAGAGAAAGTCCTCCCCTTCGGGGAGGATTTAGGAGGGGTACTCCCCGAAGGCAACAATGGTCTTGGCCTCCTGCTCCTCGGCCTAACAGGCGATCAGGTTTTGCCGGCAGATGTATATGCGGAAATAAAAGCAAAGGCTATATCCTCGGTTCGGGGCACTGTTCAGGCTGATATTTTAAAGGAAGACCAGGCGCAAAACACCTGTATTTTTAGTACTGAGTTTGCCTTGCGGATGATGGGCGATATTCAGCAATATTTTATTGATGAGCAGGTACGCAACTTTTACTCGGTGTCAATATCGGGCTATCATATTGCCGAAGCCGGGGCCAATCCCATCACGCAGCTGGCCTTTACGTTGAGTAATGGTTTTACTTATGTAGAGTATTATCTGAGCCGCGGTATGCACATTGATGATTTTGCACCCAACCTGTCGTTCTTCTTCAGCAATGGTATCGATCCAGAATATGCGGTAATTGGTCGCGTGGCGCGGCGTATCTGGGCCAAGGCCATTAAGAATAAATATAAGGGCAACGATCGGTCGCAAAAACTGAAATACCATATTCAAACCAGCGGTCGGTCGTTGCATGCGCAGGAGATTGACTTTAACGATATCCGCACCACCTTGCAGGCACTCTATGCAATTTATGACAACTGCAACTCACTGCACACCAACGCCTACGACGAGGCCATCACTACCCCTACCGAAGAATCGGTGCGTAGGGCAATGGCCATCCAATTAATCATCAACCGTGAGCTGGGACTGGCAAAAAACGAAAATCCGCTGCAAGGCGCTTTCATTATTGAAGAACTGACCGACTTGGTGGAAGAAGCTGTAATGACCGAGTTTAAACGCATTAACGATCGCGGTGGCGTGTTAGGCGCCATGGAAACCATGTACCAGCGCGGCAAGATCCAGGATGAATCACTTTATTACGAAACACTGAAACATACAGGGCAATACCCTATCATCGGCGTAAACACTTTTCTAAATAAAAAAGGCTCACCGACGATTATCCCTGCCGAGGTGATCCGTGCTACAGAAGAAGAAAAGCAAACACAGATCAGTGCGGTAAACGCCTTTCAGCATCGTAACGAAGATAAAGCACCAGCGCTATTAACACAGCTACAACAAACGGCCATTAACGGCAGCAACATTTTTGAAGCCCTGATGGAAGTGTGCAAATACTGTTCGCTGGGACAAATATCGCATGCGCTTTATGAGGTGGGCGGGCAGTATAGGAGGAATATGTAG
- a CDS encoding sensor histidine kinase KdpD: MFVQITKEEFSKEVTKKAWYQTNNIIWTIIFLYPLFSVIDFIYANDIWIQFAFVRIITVLLIYVVYTYFQTRKYDYRIVLHVAFFLLSVISALLCNLVNDTRLTIYFLTYSVVVLFINLQVFWEPMNSVMQGLIALALLAIFFNVFSSYQLELVTTNGGQYFIIILFISCLIPNARYKVIERDVRSQILIEKSNEQLKIQNHDIIEKNNIIDMQYERLRKLDEQKNSFINIAGHDLKNFIGSIIMSNNMVKEEDYRLSSDQREYVNYIGESADKMQYMLNKLMDVKEIESPELKFNLEIFDINAEVQNVFKGLLETAQMKNIHLMDNILKLPLNVKLDRVFTGQVFQNILSNAIKFSQTNNNIRVITSLQRQKFVFEVIDEGVAIGQEELDMMFNKLKTLNDASGHMESRLGLGLSIAKLMTRELGGDLSYRSDENGNYFRVEFYVIN, encoded by the coding sequence ATGTTTGTTCAAATAACTAAAGAAGAATTTTCAAAGGAAGTTACAAAAAAGGCTTGGTACCAAACCAACAACATCATCTGGACGATAATTTTTCTTTACCCGTTATTCAGCGTTATTGATTTTATCTATGCTAACGATATCTGGATACAGTTTGCATTCGTTCGTATTATTACCGTACTGCTGATTTATGTGGTTTATACTTATTTCCAGACTCGGAAGTATGATTATAGGATAGTGCTCCATGTGGCCTTCTTCCTGCTTTCGGTCATCTCAGCCTTGCTTTGTAACCTGGTTAATGATACCCGATTAACCATCTATTTCTTAACTTATTCAGTAGTAGTACTGTTTATTAACCTGCAGGTTTTCTGGGAGCCCATGAACTCGGTAATGCAGGGCCTGATAGCGTTGGCGTTACTGGCTATTTTCTTTAACGTCTTCAGTTCGTACCAGTTAGAGCTGGTAACCACTAATGGCGGGCAGTATTTTATCATCATCCTGTTTATTTCTTGTCTGATTCCTAACGCTCGCTATAAAGTAATTGAGCGCGATGTGCGGTCGCAGATACTGATTGAAAAATCTAACGAACAGCTGAAGATTCAGAACCACGATATCATTGAGAAAAACAACATCATTGATATGCAGTATGAGCGTCTGCGTAAGTTGGATGAACAGAAAAACAGCTTTATTAATATAGCAGGGCACGATCTGAAAAACTTTATCGGCTCTATCATCATGAGTAACAACATGGTGAAAGAGGAAGATTACCGTTTGAGCAGCGACCAGCGTGAGTATGTAAATTACATTGGCGAGTCGGCCGATAAAATGCAGTATATGCTCAACAAGCTGATGGACGTGAAAGAGATTGAGTCGCCTGAGCTGAAGTTTAACCTGGAGATCTTCGACATCAATGCCGAGGTACAGAACGTATTTAAAGGTTTGCTGGAAACGGCGCAGATGAAGAATATCCACCTGATGGATAACATTCTGAAACTACCGTTGAATGTGAAGCTCGACCGTGTATTTACTGGTCAGGTGTTTCAGAATATCCTGTCAAACGCTATCAAGTTTTCGCAAACTAACAATAACATCAGGGTGATAACCAGCCTGCAACGCCAGAAATTTGTTTTCGAGGTGATTGATGAGGGCGTTGCCATTGGCCAGGAAGAGCTGGATATGATGTTCAACAAGCTGAAAACGCTAAATGATGCCTCTGGACATATGGAAAGCCGCTTAGGTTTGGGCTTGTCTATTGCCAAGCTAATGACCCGTGAGCTGGGTGGTGATTTGAGCTACCGAAGTGATGAAAACGGTAACTATTTCCGCGTAGAGTTTTACGTGATCAACTAA
- a CDS encoding TIGR01212 family radical SAM protein (This family includes YhcC from E. coli K-12, an uncharacterized radical SAM protein.), producing the protein MMLTNSAAVQWEKGYNNYGPWLREKYKGMRVFKVIVDGGFTCPNRDGSKGYGGCTYCNVDSFTPSVARDQPTLREQVLMGMERARKGNKADKFIIYFQPNTNTYAPAHYLKMLYDEALSVNTEDIVGLSVGTRPDCIDAEKIALLESYTDRFDVDLEMGMESIYNDTLTQINRGCMHEDLLRALKLVENSKLDICVHTIFGFPWETKEMMLKYADEINRHPQIKFVKFHHLHIVEGSVMGVKYKREPFKLFSLPEYTDFLCELLPLVRPDVVIQRLFGISDWELLIAPNWGLKKSEIQYFIDKTILDRGVVQGSAL; encoded by the coding sequence ATGATGTTAACTAATTCGGCAGCAGTACAGTGGGAGAAGGGTTATAACAATTACGGGCCGTGGCTGCGCGAGAAATATAAGGGCATGCGCGTGTTCAAGGTGATTGTAGACGGCGGCTTTACCTGTCCTAACCGCGATGGCTCCAAAGGCTATGGCGGCTGCACCTATTGCAATGTCGATTCATTTACCCCATCGGTAGCGCGCGATCAGCCTACGCTGCGCGAGCAGGTGCTGATGGGCATGGAACGTGCCCGCAAAGGCAACAAGGCCGATAAGTTTATCATCTATTTTCAACCCAATACCAATACTTACGCGCCGGCACATTACCTCAAAATGCTGTATGACGAGGCGTTGAGCGTTAATACTGAAGATATTGTGGGCCTGTCTGTAGGTACCCGTCCCGATTGTATCGATGCCGAGAAAATCGCCCTGCTGGAAAGCTATACCGACCGCTTTGATGTGGATCTGGAGATGGGCATGGAAAGTATCTATAACGATACCCTGACGCAGATTAACCGCGGCTGCATGCACGAAGACCTGCTGCGCGCCCTGAAACTGGTAGAGAACAGCAAACTGGACATTTGTGTACACACCATCTTCGGCTTCCCCTGGGAAACCAAGGAGATGATGCTGAAATATGCCGATGAGATTAATCGCCACCCCCAAATCAAGTTCGTAAAATTCCATCACCTGCATATTGTAGAAGGCTCAGTAATGGGCGTAAAATATAAACGCGAACCATTCAAGCTATTTAGCCTGCCAGAGTATACTGATTTCTTGTGCGAACTGCTACCACTTGTTCGTCCGGATGTAGTGATTCAGCGCCTGTTCGGCATCAGCGACTGGGAACTGCTCATTGCCCCTAACTGGGGACTGAAAAAATCAGAGATCCAGTATTTTATTGATAAAACGATTTTGGATAGGGGGGTAGTGCAGGGATCGGCGCTATGA
- a CDS encoding glycosyltransferase family 2 protein produces MSIFIPDILVRDKFITTEGREKINSFAASSGMSFIKIALNFGYISRKNYERSMVNENYPFQQIREEEFDVEVLKKVDLKFANDRLALPLRIQNNKVITLMADPSDELFLDFIRFTYDKEPEVIVASDLDITWLSHKLLGDKYVKSAVFELLNHDAENSALVTFTAPQLIAIFVMLTAVVIGLFINFRIVAIIINVLLSSFFLVAIVFKLFLALVGSRFELFQAVSREEVRKVDDGNLPIYTIHLPVYKEDKLIKKLIWNIQSLDYPKERLDVKLLIEEDDDKTLNAVRNLDFPAVFEVVVVPFHMPKTKPKACNYGLHFSKGKFLTIYDAEDIPDTDQLKKVVALFQKLPNNYICIQSALNYFNRNENFLTRMFTLEYSYWFDYMLPGLDTLDIPIPLGGTSNHFKMAALIELGAWDPFNVTEDADLGLRAYSKGYKVAIINSTTYEEANNDFFNWIRQRSRWIKGYMQTYLVHMRNPVKLWKKVGWKGFLGFNFFIGATPITFLVYPLLLAIFLCYVTFDLQTIRLLFPDWVLFMSIFNLMVGNILMIYVNMMAVFKRRFYELILFAIANPIYWIMHSIAAYKGLYQLIVKPFYWEKTNHGLSKVNSSTNVV; encoded by the coding sequence ATGAGCATATTTATTCCCGATATTTTAGTCAGAGATAAATTCATTACGACTGAGGGCAGGGAAAAAATCAATTCTTTTGCTGCCAGCAGCGGCATGTCTTTCATCAAGATAGCCCTTAACTTCGGCTACATATCGCGCAAGAACTACGAGCGCTCTATGGTGAACGAGAACTACCCCTTTCAGCAGATCAGAGAGGAGGAGTTTGATGTTGAGGTGCTGAAAAAGGTTGACCTGAAGTTTGCTAACGACAGGCTGGCGCTGCCCCTGCGCATTCAGAACAATAAAGTGATTACGCTGATGGCCGACCCATCAGACGAGCTTTTCCTTGATTTTATCCGTTTTACTTACGATAAGGAGCCTGAAGTAATTGTGGCTTCAGATTTGGATATCACCTGGCTTAGCCATAAACTACTGGGCGATAAATACGTAAAATCGGCCGTGTTTGAGTTGCTTAATCACGATGCAGAAAACTCTGCGCTGGTAACGTTTACAGCCCCCCAGCTGATTGCCATATTTGTGATGCTGACGGCGGTGGTTATTGGCTTGTTTATCAATTTTCGTATTGTCGCTATCATTATCAACGTGCTGTTGAGCTCGTTTTTCCTGGTGGCTATTGTATTTAAACTGTTCCTGGCGCTGGTAGGTTCAAGGTTTGAGCTGTTCCAGGCAGTGAGCAGGGAAGAAGTGCGTAAGGTTGATGATGGTAATTTGCCTATTTACACCATTCACCTGCCGGTTTATAAAGAAGATAAGCTGATCAAAAAACTGATCTGGAACATCCAGAGTTTGGACTATCCCAAAGAACGTCTCGATGTAAAACTGCTGATTGAAGAGGATGACGATAAAACGCTGAACGCGGTGCGTAACCTTGACTTTCCGGCTGTGTTTGAGGTGGTGGTGGTGCCGTTCCACATGCCTAAAACCAAACCGAAGGCGTGTAACTATGGCCTGCACTTTTCAAAAGGTAAATTCCTGACCATTTATGATGCCGAGGATATCCCAGATACGGATCAACTGAAGAAAGTGGTAGCGCTGTTCCAGAAGTTACCTAACAACTATATCTGTATCCAGAGCGCGCTTAACTACTTTAACCGTAATGAAAACTTTCTGACCCGTATGTTTACCCTTGAGTATTCGTACTGGTTTGATTATATGCTGCCCGGATTAGATACGCTTGATATTCCTATCCCTTTAGGTGGTACCAGCAATCACTTTAAAATGGCTGCGCTGATTGAGCTTGGTGCCTGGGACCCGTTCAATGTAACCGAGGATGCCGATTTAGGACTGCGCGCTTACTCAAAAGGATATAAGGTGGCTATCATCAACTCCACCACCTACGAGGAGGCTAATAACGATTTCTTTAACTGGATTCGCCAGCGTTCGCGTTGGATTAAAGGTTATATGCAAACCTATCTGGTACACATGCGTAACCCGGTTAAGTTATGGAAGAAGGTAGGCTGGAAGGGCTTTCTGGGCTTTAACTTCTTTATTGGCGCTACGCCAATTACGTTTTTGGTGTATCCGCTGTTGCTGGCCATTTTCTTGTGTTACGTAACGTTCGATCTGCAGACCATCCGCCTGCTGTTTCCGGATTGGGTGCTGTTTATGTCCATTTTTAACCTGATGGTGGGCAACATCCTCATGATTTATGTAAATATGATGGCCGTGTTTAAGCGCCGTTTTTATGAATTGATTTTGTTTGCCATTGCTAATCCTATTTACTGGATTATGCACTCAATAGCGGCCTATAAAGGTTTATACCAGCTAATTGTGAAGCCATTCTATTGGGAGAAAACCAATCACGGTTTAAGTAAGGTTAACAGTTCAACAAACGTAGTGTAA
- a CDS encoding cellulose biosynthesis cyclic di-GMP-binding regulatory protein BcsB: protein MNRFLTLLAFILVMFGLNASAQTLASFKSYGHDDDAIYGMSGSTSYFFKIDPLVEMNGSKLVLYFEPSRALLFNNSFVNVIVADRPTYSTRLTRDSIQKITIDLDRSFLSNDGKYLKVQIKTLLNISDDKCRDLDNPAMWIKIKGYSYLSLNRSTKDFFNNINIANCFDSKRAIVYPSNPSLSDLKAVAWAYSRMKKTQIKNIAVYEAGHVPDSVRNYIMVGTMNKLPADMRSLVKVNPGAGQGLFYLSKRVLNVTDSLIKMVDMNGHLTPVRTVQTGITPSEILFVSGGDDAGYEKTITALGNMNILNSTFGDYLLIDKAENSFFKTIDQNRSKLTLKQIGGVTNFMSGIGSLKTVYNFKNSDFSFTPKEVEIRIIANYSALNPNDRGFFNIYLNGSLISSEKLDQSGKLNTSVTINRYQHHKYNTLEAEFRFYPSSGNCNNSFTNFFSEIDVDKSYLESKNPFITNDLSFYQYPEAFNSGSTRIVVSREYAKYAAAAMGEVIYELNNNINANNFPEFVYSDQISTGDIKKYNIIALVSRNDKILKEFPDAPIKFDEKFRIYNNDNNQEVYRLSDSVSNGLAQIFYGRSNNATLVLTATGTHLADAFLSVAKSITEQLSTLSSNVCISDVSNNKYLFNISKSSENLEYIDTKSALSKFWESYNLYILLGILILILLSFLYVRSRVQRSQDIVSD from the coding sequence ATGAACAGATTTTTAACCTTATTGGCATTTATACTGGTAATGTTCGGGCTAAACGCTTCGGCCCAAACCTTGGCCTCGTTCAAATCATACGGACATGACGATGATGCCATTTATGGGATGAGTGGCTCTACCTCTTATTTCTTTAAGATAGATCCGTTGGTTGAGATGAACGGCAGCAAGCTGGTGCTCTATTTTGAGCCATCGCGTGCGCTATTGTTCAACAATTCTTTTGTTAACGTAATTGTTGCCGACAGGCCAACTTATAGCACACGTTTAACCCGCGATTCGATCCAAAAGATCACTATTGATCTTGACCGTAGTTTCCTGTCTAACGATGGTAAATACCTGAAAGTGCAGATTAAAACACTGCTGAACATATCAGATGATAAATGTCGTGATCTGGATAACCCAGCCATGTGGATCAAGATCAAGGGGTATTCATACCTTTCGCTTAACCGCAGCACTAAAGACTTTTTTAATAACATTAACATAGCTAACTGCTTTGATTCAAAGCGTGCCATTGTATACCCGTCAAACCCGTCACTGAGCGATTTGAAGGCCGTAGCCTGGGCATACTCGCGCATGAAGAAAACGCAGATCAAAAACATAGCAGTTTATGAAGCCGGCCACGTGCCAGACAGCGTACGTAACTACATTATGGTAGGTACCATGAACAAACTGCCTGCAGACATGCGCAGCCTGGTGAAAGTTAACCCAGGAGCTGGCCAGGGCTTGTTTTACCTGAGCAAACGTGTACTGAACGTTACCGACAGCTTAATAAAAATGGTGGATATGAATGGCCACCTGACACCGGTGCGTACCGTTCAGACAGGCATTACACCGAGTGAGATTTTATTTGTAAGCGGTGGCGACGACGCCGGTTACGAGAAAACCATCACTGCACTGGGTAACATGAACATCCTGAACTCAACCTTTGGCGATTACCTGTTGATTGACAAAGCCGAGAACAGTTTCTTTAAAACCATTGATCAAAACCGCTCTAAACTTACCCTGAAACAAATTGGTGGCGTTACCAACTTTATGTCGGGTATTGGTTCGTTGAAAACGGTTTACAATTTTAAAAACTCCGATTTTAGCTTTACCCCTAAAGAGGTAGAGATCAGAATTATTGCCAACTACAGTGCATTGAATCCTAATGACCGTGGTTTCTTTAACATTTACCTGAATGGCTCGCTTATCAGCAGTGAGAAGCTGGATCAATCTGGCAAGCTGAATACATCGGTAACCATTAACCGCTACCAGCATCACAAGTACAACACGCTGGAAGCTGAGTTCCGTTTTTATCCAAGCAGCGGTAACTGTAACAACAGCTTCACCAACTTCTTCTCTGAGATTGACGTTGACAAATCATACCTGGAATCTAAAAACCCATTCATCACTAATGATCTGAGTTTCTATCAATATCCAGAGGCTTTCAACTCTGGTTCAACCCGTATTGTGGTAAGCCGCGAGTATGCTAAATACGCAGCTGCCGCAATGGGTGAGGTGATCTATGAGTTGAACAACAACATTAACGCTAACAACTTCCCTGAGTTTGTTTACTCAGACCAGATCTCTACCGGCGATATCAAAAAGTATAACATTATTGCCCTGGTATCTCGTAATGATAAGATCTTAAAAGAGTTCCCGGATGCGCCGATTAAGTTTGACGAGAAGTTCAGGATCTATAATAACGACAATAACCAGGAGGTTTACCGCCTGTCAGACTCAGTATCAAACGGTTTGGCGCAGATCTTCTACGGGCGATCTAATAACGCTACGTTGGTATTGACCGCCACGGGTACGCATCTGGCTGATGCCTTCCTGTCTGTGGCAAAATCCATTACCGAGCAGTTGTCAACCCTGTCCAGCAACGTTTGTATTTCTGATGTGAGCAACAACAAATACCTGTTCAACATCAGCAAATCAAGCGAGAATCTGGAGTATATTGATACCAAGAGCGCCCTGTCAAAATTCTGGGAAAGCTATAACCTGTACATATTGCTGGGTATTCTGATCCTGATCCTGCTGTCGTTCCTGTACGTACGTTCACGCGTACAACGTTCTCAGGATATTGTGAGCGATTAA